The following are encoded together in the Glycine soja cultivar W05 chromosome 5, ASM419377v2, whole genome shotgun sequence genome:
- the LOC114412153 gene encoding 14 kDa proline-rich protein DC2.15-like, producing MTSKASLLLCLNIIFFTMVSSTYVPCNPPPKTPKHPSVPKPPSPKQASCPKETIKFSVVCADVLGLINVQLGKPPKTPCCNLIQGLADLEAAVCLCTALKANVLGINLNVPVNLSLLLNYCGKGVPKGFVCY from the exons ATGACTTCCAAGGCTTCACTTCTCTTGTGTCTCAACATCATCTTCTTCACTATGGTTAGCTCCACATATGTCCCATGCAACCCACCCCCCAAAACTCCCAAACACCCATCTGTCCCAAAACCACCTTCCCCAAAGCAAGCAAGTTGCCCCAAAGAGACTATTAAGTTTAGTGT TGTGTGTGCTGATGTGTTAGGTTTGATCAACGTGCAACTTGGGAAGCCACCAAAGACCCCATGCTGCAACCTCATTCAGGGTCTCGCTGATCTTGAAGCTGCTGTGTGCCTTTGCACTGCTCTCAAAGCTAATGTGTTGGGCATCAACCTCAATGTTCCAGTGAACTTGAGCTTGCTTCTCAACTACTGTGGAAAGGGTGTTCCCAAGGGATTCGTCTGCTATTAA
- the LOC114412154 gene encoding NADH dehydrogenase [ubiquinone] 1 beta subcomplex subunit 8, mitochondrial — protein MAGRLTNAASRILGGNGVVYRSVASSLRLRSGMGLPVGKHYVPDKPLPMNEELLWDNGTAFPEPCIDRIADTVGKYEALAWLCGGLSFFASLGLLAVWNDKASKIPFTPKVYPYDNLRVELGGEP, from the exons ATGGCAGGGAGATTGACTAACGCAGCATCGAGGATCTTGGGCGGAAACGGCGTCGTTTATCGATCCGTAGCTTCCTCTCTTCGGCTCCGCTCCGGCATGGGCCTCCCCGTCGGCAAACACTACGTTCCCGACAAACCC CTTCCCATGAATGAAGAACTCTTGTGGGACAATGGCACTGCATTTCCAGAACCGTGCATAGATCGTATTGCTGACACTGTCGGAaag TATGAAGCATTGGCCTGGCTATGTGGGGGATTGAGTTTTTTCGCGTCTCTGGGATTGTTGGCTGTGTGGAATGACAAAGCCTCCAAGATACCATTT ACACCCAAAGTATATCCATATGACAATCTGCGAGTGGAGCTTGGTGGTGAACCATAG
- the LOC114412152 gene encoding 14 kDa proline-rich protein DC2.15-like, with translation MASKAALLLCFNVLFFTVVSSTYVPCNPPPKTPKHPPVPKPPSPKQASCPKDTIKFGVCADVLGLINVQLGKPPKTPCCNLIEGLADLEAAVCLCTALKANVLGINLNVPVNLSLLLNYCGKGVPKGFVCY, from the coding sequence ATGGCTTCCAAGGCTGCACTTCTCTTGTGTTTCAATGTTCTCTTCTTCACCGTGGTTAGCTCCACATATGTGCCATGCAACCCACCCCCCAAAACTCCAAAACACCCACCTGTCCCAAAGCCACCTTCCCCAAAGCAAGCAAGTTGCCCCAAAGACACTATTAAGTTTGGTGTGTGTGCTGATGTGTTAGGTTTGATCAACGTGCAACTTGGGAAGCCACCAAAGACCCCATGCtgcaacctcattgagggtctCGCTGATCTTGAAGCTGCAGTGTGCCTCTGCACTGCTCTCAAAGCTAATGTGTTGGGCATCAACCTCAATGTTCCAGTGAACTTGAGCTTGCTACTCAACTACTGTGGAAAGGGTGTTCCCAAGGGTTTCGTCTGCTATTAA